In Panthera tigris isolate Pti1 chromosome B1, P.tigris_Pti1_mat1.1, whole genome shotgun sequence, the sequence CGGGGCTGCATCCGGGCCCTTCTTCTTGCGCAGCGCCTCGGAGATCTTGTGCTGCAGGTAAATGTTGTAGCGCTGGCAGTGGCCGCGCTCCGCCACCAGCGACTGGTACTGTTGCAGGAGCTCAGCGCGCAGCTGCTGTTCCTGCAGCCTCTGCACCTCTTCGGTCCATTCACTGTCCTCCTCGTCGAggctctcctcctcctcgtctTTCAGCTTTACCTGGCTTCTCCACGGGCTTCTGAGCAGGCCCAGCTCCTCCATGTCCTCGctctccgccccctccctctcctccccctcggCCTCCCGAGCCGACACAGCCTCTTCCCGGCCGGCggtggacagaggcagagagacctgCGACGGGGCTTCCTTCCTCCTGCGCTGGACCGCCGCTGCCGCcacctcctctctttccttctcctcctcttcctcctcctcctcctcctcctcctcctcctcgtccacctccctgtccccctcctcctccgtcTCTGCCTCCGCCTGCTCCTCCGGTTCCGCGAGCCCGTCTTCAGGCCCCGGCTGGGCTGTCTCCTCAGGCCCGGCCTCAGCCGGCTCCGGGGGCTCGGGTCCCGGCTCGGGCGCGAGCTCGGCCGGCCGCTCCGGCTCTCCGGGCTCCGCCTCGCCCCCAGCCTCGGTGGCCGCCGGCCCTTCCCGGGGCTCGGCGGGCTCGGCGGGCTCGGCGGGCTCATCCTCGGCGGCGCCTCCTGCCGAAGCCTCTACGGTCCCCTGCTCCGGTTGCgactccggctccggctccggctccggcggTTCGGCCGGGGACTGGAGGCCTGAGATGGCCTTGACCCCGGACAGCTTCGAGGACAGGCTCGCCACATCTCCGTCTTCCGCCTCGGGGTCCCCAGGGTGCTCGGAGAGGCCGTCCATCCTTCTCCAGCTCCGCAGGCACTACCGATCCCGGACGCCGGCTGTTGGGTTTCCAGGGGCAACCAGGGGCGCGCGCGGTGGGCCCGGCGATTGGCCAAGAGTAAGGCAGATGCCCggcccccctctccccgcctccgGAGACAGCGAGCCAATGGGAGGCCGCGGACGGACGACGGGCGGCCTTGATTGGAAGGGGGTGCAGGCTCGCGCCGCGCGGCCTTCCCGCCCATTTCCCGGCGCcgggcctggggcggggcggcCTGGGGGCACCGCGGGGAGCGGGCGGCCGGCGCGAGCGGCGCGCAGGCGCAGCGCGGCGTGCCGGGCCCCCGCGAGGTGGCGCGCGCGGGGCGCCTGCGCGGTGcagccggcggcggcggcggcggcggaggcggcggcggcggcggcggcggccgggtcGGGCGCGAGGGCGCCTGCGTGCTGAGGCGGGACGCGGCCCGGCTGGCCGGCTCCGGCGGCGCCTGGGCGGGGCGGCGCGGtggcggcgggcgcgggcggcggtTGCTCGAgcgcggcggcgggcgcgggcggcggcgcgctgacggcggcgggcggcgggcgggggaaGATGGCGGAGCTCGGTAAGAAGTACTGCGTGTACTGCCTGGCCGAGGTGAGCCCGCTGCGCTTCCGCTGCACCGAGTGCCAGGACATCGAGCTGTGCCCCGAGTGCTTCTCTGCCGGCGCCGAGATCGGCCACCACCGCCGCTACCACGGCTATCAGCTGGTGGACGGCGGGCGCTTCACGCTGTGGGGGCCCGAGGCCGAGGGCGGCTGGACCAGCCGCGAGGAGCAGCTGCTGCTGGATGCCATCGAGCAGTTCGGCTTCGGAAACTGGGTGAGCGGCCGGCACGACGCGCACCTGCTCGCTCCGTGCCCGCGCCGGCGGGGAGGCGGGCGCAGAGAGGTGCAGCAACccgcccaagggcacacagccaggaagtagcAAGGTGGGGGTTCGGACCGTGGCTTTCCTGACCTCAGGAGTACTTCCATAGGTGTTGGCCGAAGCCAGACACTGTGGGCAAGACCCGCGCCTGACCCGAGTCGAGTTGCCGGACGGGGACGGGTCGGCGGACTTGACGGAGCAGTAGGGGCGCGGACTGGCGAAGGACTCGGTTCTGCCCCGGGggacggtggtggtggtggtggtggtggaggccagACAGGCTTCACGCCCGCCCTCCGCCTTCTCAGGCGTCCGTGCACTTGCTTTGTACACGGCCCCGCTGGCTTTGTGCGGTTGTCGGGGCGTGTGCCCTGTGTCCCCCGGCAGGGACTCGTGGCTCCCCGGGTCCCCCCCAGGCCCGGGACACCCTAGGACGAGTGCTGGGTGCGTTCCGAACAAAGGAGCTTGGGCCGGGAGTGGGGTGTGGAGGCCGAGCTGAGAGGCCAAGGCGAGATCGGGGCCCGTGGAGGCCAGCGGGGTGGTGTGCTAggcccctggggggtggggggagaggggctgctCTTCTCTGGACAGTCTCTGAGGAGCTCCCCCCTTGGGGCCGGGCAGCTTTCATCCGTGTCCACCTGCAGGCGCGATGAGGAGTAGGGAGAGGAGCCACGACCCCAGCTCCTTAATCTTTCCAGACCCTTCCACACGaggccctccttccttcccccagccgGTATTTCatcttgctgctgcttctctggcAATACTCCCCTCCTCCTGGGCTCCCTGTGGAAGACTTTTCCACACTTGTCCCCTCGTTCCCAAACCTGGCCTGCTTTCCTTTCCATGAAGTGAGCCAGCCTCCGGGGACTAATACCCATTCTGCAGCCTGGgaatccttcctcttctctcaacTCCCCAGACACGCACCGCTCCGCGAATCCTCACCTGAGCGCCAGCGTGGCGATGGCCATCCTCTGAAAGCCTCATTTTGTCTTGAAATGCGTTGATGTGCATTGAGCGTCTGCTCTGAGCGCACTGCGCAGTGCTGAAGGACTCTGCAGGAAAGAAAGGCCTCGTCTCTGGCTTCAAGCGGCCCTCAGTCGTTTGAGCCAGGGCCTCTTCCCTAAGTTCCAGCCTTCGATGGTGAGCCGTTACCGGACGTCCTCCCTGCTCATCGCTCTGACATCTTGACCCTACGTGACCCAGACCTGCCCCCACCTCACTGAGTTTCGCAGACCGCAGACTCAGAGCCCTCTGTCCGCGGGTCCTTCTTCCAGGCCCAGTGGGGCAGCAGCTGTATCTCCAGCGTATTTCCAGAACCTAACCACTGCCCACAACCTTAGTCCAGGCTGGTGTTTCTCTCTTGCCTTGACCACCTCTGGGGCCTCCTTAGctggtcttcctgcttcagtCTTGTGCCCTCCAGCCCATTCTGTGCACCATGATCAGAGTGATCTTTGCGGACATGTCCCAACGCATCGACGTTCGGTGGCTTCCCGGTCTACCTAGAGTAAATCTCATGGCCTCCGGAGATCTCAGCTGCTACCCCTTTGATCActttttccctcttctgcttAGGGTGCTCTTCCTCCCGATCACGGCTCGTCACTGGCCTTTCTGCTTCCACATCAGAGCCTCGCAGAGGCTTCCCTCTCCGTTCTCACCGCACTTCTCTCTGCAGTCGTTGCCAAAAATAGCTCAGGTGGCCCCAGCGCTTTGCTGAGTGCCAGGCAGTGTGCCGAGCAGTTTGGTTCCCGTGAAATCTTCCCGGCAGCCCTGGGCAGCGCGTTTTGAACTGAATAGCTACACGTCAGAGTCTGCACTCCCAGCTGCCCTGCTCCCTGGTCCACGCTGCCTTCCCTGCAGCACCGTGGGGAACACATGAGGACTAAACTGTCTGTAGTATTTTGGGGGGAGCGTGGGGCTGGAAGGGGGCCCCCTCCAAAGCACTACTCTTGAAACGAACGTGCAcgggaatcacctggggagcttgtcGGACTGTGGATTCCTCCTCAAAGCAGCCAGCAGTCTCAGCTCTTAGAAGAGACAGAGCCGGAGGAGGAGGGGCTCGGGCTTGGGTGCCGAGGGGGCTTCTCCCTGCCGAACCCGCGGTGGGTTCAGGGGGAGGCCGGAGATTCTGCCTGCTGACCACGCCTGGAGTGCTGCCAGACTGCGGGCTCTCGTGTCTCTCTAGCTGTGCGCTCTCGGGCCACCTGCTCTGCCCGCTAGACTTCATTGTGCTTCATCCGAGGCTCTTCTGCAGTTGTGCGTCGTGGGGTTTCCTTCCGAGCACACGTCCAGGTACGTGCACGTAAGCGATGTGTCCCACGTGTGCCGTATTTAGCATGTGCCCGTTCTGAGTGAGGCTCGTGGCATGCGTACCCCGTCACGTGCTTTTCACAACAGCTCCGGGAGTGGGTTTTGAGTTCACAGGCGAGGAACAGCGACTTGGAGAATTTAAAATACTTGTCCAGGATGCTTCGGCTTTTGTCACCCGTAGAGTCAGGGCTCGGGTGCGGGCCTGGCTGATTCCGAAGTGTGGGCCTTAACCTCTCGCGTAAGAGCATTAAGTACTGTGGGTCAGAGGCTGGGAGCTTACCGGTGCAGCTAAAGGTGTGGCCGGCCTGGAAGGGCTTTTCAGAGAGGCAGAGTCTTGACCTGGGTCAGTGGGAGGTCAGTGTACGGGACGGGAAGCGGGGAGATGGCCAGGGGACCAGGGGAGTGCAGGGTTCACGGCTGGGGTGCCGTGTGGAGAGAGGCGGCACACGGATCCCTGGCAGTGATGTAGAGGAAGGTGAGCCTGTTCGCTCTAATTTTTCAGATGTCACATGTGACCTGTTACCTCCAGATGGCATTGCTCTGTGTGGGAttcctggcgggggggggggggagggggagaggggtgaagTCAGGCGCTGTTTGCTCCCATTTGCCCGAGGGCTGAAGCGCAGACTCAGGGACGGTGTGGCTGAGGGACCTCACGGTGAGCCCGGGGGGGTTTGCGGACCAACTGTGTAGCTGCGCTCTGACACTGTGTGCCCGTGTCtttgaggagggtggggagatgcCTGTGAATATGACACCAGGGAAGGGTTGACAGGTGGACAGTGAGCCAGAGTCACATCACAAGGGTGTCGAGAGCCTGGAAGCAGCCGGTTTTGTGGTGGGTGCTGCTCATGTTCAGAGCTAAGAGATACAGATCTTGCTGGAAACCGCTGTGGGTGAAGGAACGTGGCAGAGCCGGAATTTGACCCAGGTCCTCTGACTCCATGCCCAGAACCATCTGTCTCTGGTTTCCTGAGTGCATGCAGAGTTCCCTGAGGAGTCCCAGAttcccaggcacccccccccccagacctcctgaattgGCATCCGTAAGGGTCTGGAAATACGTGCTTATAGAAAGACCCCCATGGAGTTCGGATGCGGTCCCCGCAGCCATGTTTGGGAACCGTGGTAACGTTCACCTTCTCACCAAGGCAGAAGGCCCTTCTGCGTGTTGGTTAGAACGGGTAGGCCCATCCCAGGAGCATCCTGACAGTGGGGTTCTTAATTGCTatcaaggagagggagggggagggaagagcccAGCTGGAGAAGCCAGCCAGAAGTAAGAGATTTATGCagggc encodes:
- the CCDC96 gene encoding coiled-coil domain-containing protein 96 produces the protein MDGLSEHPGDPEAEDGDVASLSSKLSGVKAISGLQSPAEPPEPEPEPESQPEQGTVEASAGGAAEDEPAEPAEPAEPREGPAATEAGGEAEPGEPERPAELAPEPGPEPPEPAEAGPEETAQPGPEDGLAEPEEQAEAETEEEGDREVDEEEEEEEEEEEEEEKEREEVAAAAVQRRRKEAPSQVSLPLSTAGREEAVSAREAEGEEREGAESEDMEELGLLRSPWRSQVKLKDEEEESLDEEDSEWTEEVQRLQEQQLRAELLQQYQSLVAERGHCQRYNIYLQHKISEALRKKKGPDAAPVPDKGPEPEPPGKEQAYLRSLAMLEELRKQRADDLDWYHQELEQLKREGTEELARVEREWRAFQALKKQVMVQATGGSWTRGGRQAALRQVEQIQALEDKKEKEMSALRLENVQLKQSLVHFETRMRAQEDLTEGLLLIDFEQLKIENQTLNEKAEERNEELLKLRNKVTHNVQIVTHVKEKLHFVDLQNACKKSQLLETEAQVALRRDILTKTKKARDGLRIDNIKLNQKCGLLGKEPLLCDLEDKVDKAKLLRQRLESLKRHHARLVMSCRGVKQKMREAKAFLPS